A window of Lacibacter sediminis contains these coding sequences:
- a CDS encoding FadR/GntR family transcriptional regulator — protein MANALLNGHFKTIETSSLVDKVEANLVELLQQQKLKVGDSIPKEIELAEALGVSRTVIREALLRLRLMGLIESKKKKGSVITSPDIFGNLSKSMNPHILDPGTLKEVFEIRLVLEIGMADFLFHRITKADIKELKQIVANEPPAAQDHLFNVEHEIAFHGKLYEITGNETMKKFQKMLLPVFDYVHNSGLLKKQTALKTFVSHKELVGILENGTPEQFRNGMRNHLENHFARIFQ, from the coding sequence ATGGCGAACGCACTTTTAAACGGACACTTTAAGACCATTGAAACCAGCAGTCTGGTAGATAAAGTAGAAGCCAACCTGGTGGAGTTACTTCAACAACAAAAGCTGAAAGTTGGCGACAGTATTCCCAAGGAAATTGAATTAGCGGAGGCTCTTGGTGTAAGCCGTACGGTTATTCGTGAGGCGTTGCTTCGTTTACGACTGATGGGGCTGATTGAGTCGAAGAAAAAGAAAGGTTCGGTTATTACAAGCCCTGATATATTCGGCAACCTCAGTAAGAGTATGAATCCGCATATACTCGACCCTGGTACGTTGAAAGAAGTATTTGAAATACGGTTGGTTCTGGAGATCGGGATGGCTGATTTTCTTTTTCACCGTATTACAAAGGCTGACATAAAAGAATTGAAACAAATTGTAGCAAATGAGCCGCCTGCGGCACAAGACCATTTATTTAATGTAGAACATGAAATTGCATTTCATGGAAAGTTGTATGAGATAACAGGCAATGAAACAATGAAGAAGTTCCAGAAAATGTTATTACCTGTGTTTGACTATGTACATAACAGTGGCTTGTTGAAAAAACAAACAGCACTCAAAACATTCGTATCGCACAAAGAATTGGTAGGGATACTCGAGAACGGAACACCGGAGCAATTCCGCAATGGCATGCGGAATCACCTGGAGAATCATTTTGCGAGGATATTTCAGTAG
- a CDS encoding SusC/RagA family TonB-linked outer membrane protein has protein sequence MKVFLKIGLMLTFSVLTFLAGAQSIRVSGQVISKDDNAGLSGASVVVKAKNTGTQTDAEGRFSIEAAIGDILVISSVGFVPQEVKVENANSITIQLQSSASKMDEVVVVGYGTQRKSKITGSVSKLDPKVLQTGVRSNPASALAGTIPGLRVQQTSGRPGAVPSIVLRGGTNYNGSGSPLVLVDGLIRAGFFEVNQEDIESMEVLKDASATAIYGARANNGVILITTKKGKAGTSKITVGSKVGINRLNLPFEFLNARDYLYWSRTAVKTSGVYDASRLSQLTAAGPFGTGNRFLDGSGNVIDGNVNSLGVWSTMKLDNTNRHKLGDGWQTMIDPINGTDTLIFNNFNYKDYALRPYSLTQDHNVSMSGGNDKGKYYAGFGMYDEKGLPINTFYRRYTFVLNSEYKIRSWLTSTSSLNFANAKWRDPVTNSEGNYLSRSLGAPPTMRGRNEKGDLLVGRDFGDGNPLVNDDKFIRNNNSDKFTMSQGFKIDLLKNLWLKTSANLFYDEGYNESFNKDYLQSPGNINRTRSSAASFGRTLSQTYNAVIDYNKSFGDHDLDLMAGSEYYDTYAYGVSASGSQAPSDDFLDLQYVRRDATTQPSVDSYHERQRILSFFGRATYDYKSKYLLTATVRSDGYSKLINNRWGTFPGVSVGWNLHKEDFFNVKWINALKLRASYGQNGNVSGISAYGLQGGYSVNRYNTSTGYLFSTPPFPDLLWERSSTYEVGAEGNLLGKIDFMIAYYKRITSNKISSFNLPATSGITSLTTNNGSMQNQGVEVDVNYSIIRKKDLDVSFAANFAYNANKVLQLPNNGLENNRQGGFQIWDPSQKKMIWVGGIQQGQDPNVAYAYVADGLFRSQAELDAYANRVDLNGAKILLGTGKYAALTPAQRSSYFPIALGDVRWKDIDQNDTIDFRDRVYMGRTVPRFTGGFTASARWKGLSVSARFDYALGFTAYDGPRAWFMGNAQGTFNTITDVHDTWSPTNVNAKFPTYYWADQLFKNNVLRESSMFYKKGDYLALREININYALPVKWASMIKSQGVNFSVTMQNVAYLSKATLYSPESGSIANSAAGFGGYPLPRIIIFGAQVTF, from the coding sequence ATGAAAGTATTTTTAAAGATCGGGTTGATGCTCACCTTTTCGGTTCTCACATTTTTGGCGGGAGCTCAATCCATCAGAGTTTCAGGACAGGTAATATCGAAAGATGATAATGCAGGCCTTTCCGGCGCTTCGGTTGTTGTAAAAGCAAAAAACACCGGAACGCAAACCGATGCTGAAGGCCGTTTCAGCATTGAGGCTGCTATCGGCGATATACTTGTTATTTCTTCTGTGGGTTTTGTGCCGCAGGAAGTAAAAGTGGAAAATGCAAACAGTATCACTATTCAACTGCAGTCGTCTGCTTCTAAAATGGACGAGGTAGTAGTTGTGGGTTATGGCACACAACGTAAATCAAAGATCACAGGTTCGGTGAGTAAGCTCGATCCGAAAGTGTTGCAAACAGGTGTACGTTCAAACCCTGCATCTGCTTTGGCCGGAACTATTCCCGGATTACGTGTGCAACAAACTTCAGGTCGACCTGGTGCCGTGCCAAGCATTGTATTACGTGGTGGTACCAATTACAATGGTTCAGGTTCGCCATTGGTTTTGGTAGATGGTTTAATTCGTGCTGGTTTCTTTGAAGTAAACCAGGAAGACATTGAATCAATGGAAGTATTGAAAGATGCATCGGCCACTGCTATTTACGGTGCACGTGCCAACAATGGTGTAATTCTTATCACTACTAAAAAAGGTAAAGCAGGTACATCAAAAATTACAGTAGGTTCTAAAGTTGGTATTAACCGCTTGAATCTTCCATTTGAGTTTCTGAATGCAAGAGATTATCTCTACTGGTCGAGAACTGCAGTGAAAACTTCAGGTGTATATGATGCCTCACGTTTATCACAATTAACGGCTGCTGGTCCATTCGGCACCGGTAATCGTTTTCTTGATGGGAGCGGTAACGTTATTGATGGTAATGTAAATTCACTTGGCGTGTGGAGCACAATGAAACTTGATAATACAAATCGTCATAAGCTCGGCGATGGTTGGCAAACGATGATCGATCCGATTAATGGAACAGATACGCTCATCTTCAATAACTTTAATTACAAAGACTATGCATTGCGTCCTTACAGTTTAACTCAGGATCACAATGTATCAATGAGTGGCGGCAACGATAAAGGAAAATATTATGCAGGCTTTGGCATGTATGATGAAAAAGGTTTACCCATCAATACATTTTATCGCCGTTACACATTTGTGTTGAACAGCGAATATAAAATACGTTCATGGTTAACTTCTACGTCCAGTTTAAACTTCGCCAATGCAAAATGGCGTGATCCTGTTACCAATTCAGAAGGTAACTATCTGTCACGTTCATTAGGTGCACCTCCAACCATGCGTGGACGTAATGAGAAAGGTGATTTGCTGGTTGGTCGTGATTTTGGTGATGGTAATCCATTGGTGAATGATGATAAATTTATTCGTAATAACAACAGTGATAAGTTTACGATGTCGCAAGGATTTAAAATTGATCTGCTGAAAAATCTATGGCTTAAAACAAGTGCTAACCTGTTTTATGATGAAGGTTATAACGAAAGTTTCAATAAGGATTATCTGCAAAGTCCCGGTAACATTAACCGTACACGTTCATCGGCTGCATCGTTTGGCCGTACGTTAAGTCAAACGTATAATGCAGTGATCGATTACAATAAAAGTTTTGGCGATCATGATCTTGATCTGATGGCAGGTTCAGAATATTATGATACATACGCTTATGGTGTATCGGCTTCAGGTTCACAAGCACCTTCAGACGATTTTCTTGATCTGCAATATGTTCGTCGTGATGCAACAACACAACCTTCTGTTGATTCATATCACGAACGTCAGCGTATTCTTTCATTCTTTGGAAGAGCTACATACGACTACAAATCGAAGTACTTGCTTACTGCAACAGTGCGTAGCGATGGTTATTCAAAACTCATCAACAACCGTTGGGGAACATTCCCCGGTGTGTCTGTTGGCTGGAACCTGCACAAAGAAGATTTCTTCAATGTAAAATGGATCAATGCATTAAAGCTTCGTGCCAGCTATGGACAAAATGGTAATGTAAGTGGCATTAGTGCTTATGGCTTGCAAGGTGGTTATAGTGTGAACCGTTACAATACATCAACAGGATATCTCTTTTCAACTCCACCATTTCCTGATCTGTTATGGGAACGCTCATCAACTTATGAAGTGGGTGCAGAAGGAAACCTGTTAGGTAAAATTGATTTTATGATCGCTTATTACAAGCGCATCACATCAAACAAAATTTCAAGCTTTAATCTTCCAGCTACTTCCGGTATCACCAGTTTAACAACCAATAACGGTAGTATGCAGAACCAGGGTGTGGAAGTTGATGTAAACTATTCAATCATTCGTAAAAAAGATTTGGATGTAAGTTTTGCAGCCAACTTTGCTTACAATGCAAACAAAGTATTGCAACTGCCAAATAATGGTTTAGAAAATAACAGGCAGGGTGGTTTCCAGATTTGGGATCCATCACAAAAGAAAATGATCTGGGTAGGTGGTATACAGCAAGGACAGGATCCGAATGTGGCCTATGCTTACGTAGCAGATGGATTGTTCCGGTCACAAGCTGAATTGGATGCATATGCCAACCGTGTTGATCTGAATGGTGCAAAAATTTTATTAGGTACCGGTAAATATGCTGCACTTACACCTGCACAACGTTCAAGTTATTTCCCGATTGCATTGGGTGATGTACGTTGGAAAGACATTGATCAAAACGATACCATTGATTTTCGTGATCGTGTATACATGGGTCGCACTGTTCCACGTTTCACCGGTGGCTTCACTGCATCTGCACGTTGGAAAGGTTTATCAGTGAGTGCACGTTTCGATTATGCGCTGGGCTTTACTGCATATGATGGTCCACGTGCATGGTTTATGGGTAATGCACAGGGTACATTCAACACCATTACTGATGTGCACGACACATGGTCGCCAACAAATGTGAATGCAAAATTCCCTACTTACTATTGGGCTGATCAGTTGTTCAAGAACAATGTTTTGCGTGAGTCAAGCATGTTCTACAAAAAAGGTGATTACCTCGCATTGCGTGAGATCAACATCAATTATGCACTGCCGGTAAAATGGGCAAGCATGATCAAAAGCCAGGGCGTTAATTTCTCAGTAACCATGCAGAACGTTGCTTATTTAAGTAAAGCAACCTTGTACTCTCCTGAATCAGGAAGTATTGCAAACTCTGCAGCAGGTTTTGGTGGCTATCCGCTTCCACGTATTATCATCTTTGGTGCACAGGTAACATTTTAA
- a CDS encoding RagB/SusD family nutrient uptake outer membrane protein, producing the protein MKKILNGLLLLTLIVSVNACKKLDLAPEDYYASGNFWKTAAQVDGAMVGLHNQLRGFQFTFFNMGELRGGVFKDATGATGTSSLNSAAIIRQDLRESAPGFSSWAGLYGPIFQVNLFIYNVEKADFLPEADKKYYLGQAYGLRAFYYFHLYRTYGRVPLATEPKVLTSTPTSSEQAFLARTKTEKETLDFIKADVERSVTNFNANYTSKFSKSLWSLLATQMLKAEVYLWSAKVKIDGAAPTTTTVDLTTARTAVEDVIARTSKQNVFADVFKYSNKGNNEVIFAMRYQVGEATNNYGQFIYAQTDPMSSFVTVGGAPLTSDQAGASAADPLKVAGGGTIIRYEYKYDLFAKYDTATDLRARATFFDFYRTPTSTATNKFVNLRKFLGTMDGTNRSFADDVPVYRWAEAMLILAEIKNKQGQDPSVEINAVRQRGYGANPYPVYANGSFEANEIAIFEERGKEFVAEGKRWYDLRRMQDATGDPLAFRTDLPLIGVLTKATQEYKLLWPIDRTTLNQDPTLEQNAGYPGT; encoded by the coding sequence ATGAAAAAGATTTTAAACGGTTTGTTATTGCTGACGTTGATCGTTTCTGTAAACGCCTGCAAAAAATTAGATCTTGCTCCGGAAGATTATTATGCCAGTGGCAACTTCTGGAAAACAGCTGCACAGGTAGATGGTGCGATGGTTGGTTTACACAATCAGCTACGGGGTTTCCAGTTTACATTTTTCAATATGGGCGAACTTCGTGGTGGTGTATTTAAGGATGCAACCGGTGCAACCGGCACATCATCGCTCAACTCCGCAGCTATTATCCGCCAGGATCTGCGTGAGTCGGCTCCCGGTTTTTCAAGTTGGGCAGGATTATACGGCCCTATCTTCCAGGTAAACCTGTTTATCTATAACGTGGAGAAAGCAGATTTTTTACCGGAAGCCGATAAGAAATATTATCTCGGCCAGGCATATGGTTTAAGAGCATTTTATTATTTTCATTTGTACCGCACTTATGGACGTGTGCCATTGGCTACAGAACCGAAAGTATTAACGAGCACACCAACATCTTCTGAGCAGGCATTTCTTGCCCGTACAAAAACAGAAAAAGAAACATTGGATTTTATTAAAGCTGATGTAGAGAGATCAGTAACCAATTTCAATGCGAATTATACGAGTAAGTTCAGCAAATCATTATGGTCGCTGCTTGCAACACAAATGTTGAAGGCTGAAGTGTATTTGTGGAGTGCGAAAGTAAAGATCGATGGAGCAGCACCAACAACTACAACAGTCGATCTTACAACAGCACGCACAGCAGTTGAAGATGTAATTGCACGCACATCAAAACAAAATGTTTTTGCTGATGTGTTTAAGTACAGCAATAAAGGAAACAATGAGGTGATCTTTGCCATGCGTTACCAGGTAGGTGAAGCAACCAACAACTATGGTCAGTTTATTTATGCGCAAACAGATCCCATGAGCAGTTTTGTTACGGTTGGCGGAGCGCCTCTAACATCAGATCAGGCAGGTGCATCAGCAGCCGATCCATTAAAAGTTGCAGGTGGTGGCACCATCATTCGTTACGAATACAAGTACGATCTGTTTGCAAAATATGATACTGCAACTGATCTGCGTGCAAGAGCAACCTTCTTTGATTTTTATCGTACACCAACATCAACAGCAACAAATAAATTTGTAAACCTGCGTAAGTTCTTAGGAACAATGGATGGCACCAACAGAAGTTTTGCAGATGATGTACCTGTTTATCGTTGGGCTGAAGCAATGTTGATCCTTGCAGAAATAAAAAATAAGCAGGGACAGGATCCTTCTGTTGAGATCAATGCTGTTCGTCAGCGTGGTTATGGTGCAAATCCATATCCTGTGTATGCAAACGGAAGTTTTGAAGCAAATGAAATTGCCATCTTCGAAGAAAGAGGGAAAGAGTTTGTAGCTGAAGGAAAACGTTGGTACGATCTGCGCCGCATGCAGGATGCAACAGGTGATCCGCTTGCATTCAGAACAGACCTTCCATTAATTGGTGTGCTTACAAAAGCAACACAGGAGTATAAGCTGTTGTGGCCAATTGACAGAACAACATTAAATCAGGATCCTACATTGGAACAAAATGCAGGTTATCCGGGAACATAG
- a CDS encoding dihydrodipicolinate synthase family protein — translation MNRQHLEGLIAAPFTPMHQDGSLNLAVIPSYYEMLKGNSVKGAFICGSTGEGVSLSLNEKKAVAEAWAAVAKNDHDFIVMPLLGGTCLTDCKELALHAQQIGLNAISFTAPFYFKPASVEMLAKACSEVASVVPDMPFYYYHIPVLTGVNFPMIDLLKAVDDLMPNFAGIKYTHEDFMDFLSCMNFKDGKYDMLWGRDENMLPALALGTKASVGSTFNYAAPLYYQLIDAFNNGDLKAANALQQQSIDMITLLGKYGGIATGKAYMKLLGIDCGEFRLPVKNMNAEQFEAFKKETEQIGFAEFSSRLQPAVNA, via the coding sequence ATGAACAGACAACATTTAGAAGGTTTAATTGCAGCGCCGTTTACACCGATGCACCAGGATGGTTCATTGAATCTCGCTGTCATTCCATCGTATTACGAAATGCTTAAGGGAAACAGTGTAAAAGGAGCATTCATCTGCGGTTCAACAGGTGAAGGGGTTTCGTTATCATTAAACGAAAAGAAAGCAGTGGCCGAAGCATGGGCTGCAGTTGCAAAAAATGATCACGATTTTATTGTGATGCCGTTGCTGGGCGGTACCTGTTTAACCGACTGCAAAGAACTTGCATTGCATGCACAGCAGATCGGTTTAAATGCTATTTCGTTTACAGCACCGTTTTATTTTAAACCGGCATCGGTTGAGATGCTGGCAAAAGCCTGCAGTGAGGTAGCATCGGTAGTACCCGATATGCCGTTTTATTATTATCATATTCCGGTATTAACGGGAGTGAATTTTCCGATGATCGATCTGTTAAAAGCAGTAGACGATCTTATGCCCAACTTCGCCGGCATCAAATACACACATGAAGACTTCATGGATTTTCTTTCGTGTATGAATTTTAAAGATGGCAAGTACGATATGCTGTGGGGCAGAGATGAAAATATGTTGCCTGCGTTGGCATTGGGTACAAAAGCATCGGTAGGCAGCACGTTTAATTATGCAGCGCCGTTGTATTACCAATTGATTGATGCATTTAATAATGGCGATTTAAAAGCAGCCAATGCGTTACAGCAACAATCGATCGATATGATTACCTTGTTAGGAAAGTACGGCGGTATTGCAACAGGTAAAGCTTATATGAAACTGTTGGGTATTGATTGCGGAGAGTTTCGTTTACCGGTGAAGAATATGAACGCTGAACAATTTGAAGCATTTAAAAAAGAAACAGAACAGATCGGTTTCGCAGAATTTTCATCACGCTTACAACCGGCAGTGAATGCATAA
- a CDS encoding Kelch repeat-containing protein: MFLNASIYAQKKQELKLQWTVAAELPVAANETKALGVAGAVTGVHKHKLIVAGGANFPGAMPWLGGKKKYSDELYVYVKSGAGISLKQKAKLPFTIAYAASCTTAKGIVVAGGENENGISNKTVLLQLTNDASVFSIQNLPDLPFAITNASITTNGQNVYLAGGEMANGVSDRLLVLDLNNIAAGWKQLSTMPKQTSHPVLLTKEHIIYLIGGRKRNSNGISDLYNTVYAFDLLTNQWTEKKSLPYALSAGTGAVYKNQLLVFGGDKGETFHRTEELIAAINTATDETTKKKLTDEKTVLQSVHPGFSKEILSYDIINDSWDVIGNIPYATPVTTTAVTWNNCFFIPSGEIKAGVRSPFILSVKATTRK; the protein is encoded by the coding sequence ATGTTTTTGAACGCATCCATATATGCACAGAAAAAACAGGAGCTGAAACTGCAATGGACTGTTGCAGCCGAGCTGCCTGTTGCCGCAAACGAAACGAAAGCGTTGGGTGTTGCCGGTGCTGTTACAGGTGTACATAAGCATAAATTAATTGTTGCAGGTGGCGCCAATTTTCCCGGCGCAATGCCATGGTTAGGCGGTAAGAAAAAATATTCTGATGAGCTGTATGTATATGTAAAAAGCGGCGCCGGTATTTCCTTGAAGCAAAAAGCGAAGCTGCCTTTTACAATTGCCTATGCCGCATCTTGCACTACTGCAAAAGGAATTGTAGTAGCGGGTGGTGAAAACGAAAACGGCATCAGTAACAAAACAGTTCTTCTGCAACTTACAAATGATGCATCGGTATTTTCTATACAAAACCTGCCCGATCTTCCGTTTGCAATAACCAATGCATCAATTACAACAAACGGACAGAACGTTTATTTAGCCGGTGGTGAAATGGCTAATGGAGTAAGTGATCGATTACTTGTATTAGATCTCAACAATATTGCAGCCGGATGGAAACAATTATCAACAATGCCTAAGCAGACATCACATCCAGTGCTGTTGACAAAAGAACATATTATTTATTTGATTGGCGGACGGAAGCGAAACAGCAATGGTATCAGCGATCTGTACAATACAGTTTATGCATTTGATCTGTTAACCAATCAATGGACTGAAAAGAAATCCTTACCCTATGCTTTATCTGCCGGCACAGGAGCTGTATATAAAAATCAACTGCTGGTGTTTGGTGGCGATAAAGGTGAAACCTTTCATCGAACCGAAGAATTAATTGCAGCGATCAATACCGCAACAGATGAAACAACCAAAAAGAAATTAACGGATGAGAAAACTGTTTTGCAATCGGTTCATCCGGGTTTTAGTAAAGAAATTTTATCGTACGATATAATCAATGATAGCTGGGATGTTATTGGCAATATTCCCTATGCAACTCCTGTTACCACAACAGCGGTTACATGGAATAACTGCTTTTTTATTCCAAGCGGAGAAATAAAAGCCGGTGTACGTTCTCCTTTTATTTTATCAGTTAAAGCAACTACCCGAAAATGA
- a CDS encoding MFS transporter, with product MSKSKLYPWVVVGLLWVVALLNYMDRQMLSTMKPSMMIDIAELQTAANFGRLMAIFLWIYGIMSPFAGMIADRVNRKWLIVGSLFVWSAVTLAMGYAENFKQLYWLRAVMGVSEALYIPAGLSLIADYHSDKTRSLAIGIHMTGLYMGQALGGFGATIASAFSWKTAFHSFGLIGICYSVVLILFLREKKINTVESVISSTTKPSVTKGLALLLSNISFWIILLYFAVPSLPGWAVKNWLPTLFANNLHVDMSQAGPLSTITIAASSFIGVIFGGLLSDRWVQKNIRGRIYTSAIGLALTIPSLLFIGLGDTVFHVVAAAFCFGFGFGMFDANNMPILCQFVSSKYRATAYGIMNMTGVFAGAFITDWLGKSTDAGNLEKDFAMLGGIVAFALIIQLWFLRPKATTVE from the coding sequence ATGAGTAAATCAAAATTATATCCGTGGGTTGTTGTTGGTTTGCTGTGGGTAGTGGCCTTGCTTAATTATATGGACAGGCAAATGCTCAGCACCATGAAGCCATCGATGATGATCGATATTGCTGAGTTGCAAACAGCTGCCAACTTCGGCAGACTGATGGCGATCTTTTTATGGATCTATGGCATCATGAGTCCGTTTGCAGGAATGATCGCTGACAGAGTAAACCGCAAATGGCTTATTGTTGGAAGTTTGTTTGTATGGAGTGCAGTTACATTAGCAATGGGTTACGCCGAAAACTTTAAACAACTGTATTGGCTTCGTGCAGTCATGGGCGTTAGTGAAGCGCTGTACATTCCGGCTGGTTTATCACTCATTGCCGATTATCACAGCGATAAAACAAGATCACTCGCTATTGGTATTCACATGACGGGTTTGTATATGGGTCAGGCATTGGGTGGCTTTGGTGCTACCATTGCATCAGCTTTCTCGTGGAAAACAGCCTTTCATTCTTTTGGTTTGATCGGTATCTGTTATTCAGTTGTGTTGATCCTTTTCTTACGGGAGAAAAAAATAAATACAGTTGAATCAGTAATCAGTTCAACAACAAAACCATCTGTTACAAAAGGATTGGCTTTATTGCTAAGCAATATTTCTTTCTGGATCATCTTATTATACTTTGCTGTGCCAAGCTTACCTGGCTGGGCAGTGAAGAATTGGTTGCCGACATTGTTTGCAAATAATCTCCATGTTGATATGTCGCAGGCCGGTCCTTTATCAACTATCACCATTGCGGCATCTTCTTTCATTGGTGTCATCTTCGGTGGTTTGTTATCAGATCGCTGGGTGCAAAAAAATATCCGTGGAAGAATTTACACGAGTGCAATTGGTTTGGCATTAACCATCCCATCCTTATTATTTATTGGTTTGGGTGATACGGTCTTTCATGTAGTGGCAGCCGCCTTTTGTTTTGGCTTTGGTTTTGGCATGTTCGATGCCAACAATATGCCCATCCTTTGCCAGTTTGTTTCATCGAAATACAGAGCAACGGCTTATGGCATCATGAATATGACAGGCGTTTTTGCAGGAGCATTCATTACTGATTGGTTAGGCAAATCAACCGATGCAGGCAATCTGGAAAAAGATTTTGCCATGCTCGGAGGCATTGTTGCATTTGCATTGATCATACAGTTATGGTTTCTGCGTCCAAAAGCAACAACAGTAGAATAA
- a CDS encoding sialidase family protein, translated as MKRICLSVLVFFVTTMIAVAQTTPVTVFESGKEGHKSYRIPAIVTLKNGTLLAFAEGRVNNAGDFGDINIVLKRSSDNGKTWSVIQTVVNYDNLQAGNPAPVVDLADPTYPQGRVFLFYNTGNNHEGEVRKGKGLREVWYKTSTDGGVTWSEAVNITKQTHRPLQPTANTDYNFKEDWRSYANTPGHAMQFNTGVYKGRIFIAANHSAGEPLKQAEDYKAHGFYTDDHGKTFQLSETVERVGGNEAMATEISGSRLMMNIRNQKGDVRARLIAISNDGGTKWDSVYFDNNLPDPVCQGSILTVGKKKGKYIVAFCNAADIKSRDNLTLRISYNDGFTWKKSILIDSTGKRDNAAYSDIVSISKKKIGVLYEKDNYAKIIFTVVKWN; from the coding sequence ATGAAACGAATTTGTTTGAGTGTGCTTGTGTTTTTTGTAACAACAATGATTGCTGTTGCGCAAACAACGCCGGTTACTGTTTTTGAATCGGGTAAAGAAGGACACAAGAGTTATCGTATTCCCGCAATCGTTACGTTAAAAAACGGAACCTTGCTTGCTTTTGCAGAAGGTCGTGTAAATAATGCAGGCGATTTTGGCGACATCAATATTGTATTGAAACGCAGTTCTGATAATGGCAAGACATGGAGTGTCATACAAACTGTTGTAAACTATGATAACCTACAGGCAGGTAACCCTGCGCCTGTTGTTGACTTAGCTGATCCTACGTATCCGCAGGGAAGAGTGTTTTTGTTTTATAACACCGGTAACAATCATGAAGGCGAAGTGCGTAAAGGAAAAGGTCTGCGTGAAGTATGGTATAAAACATCAACTGATGGAGGTGTAACATGGAGCGAAGCGGTAAACATAACAAAGCAAACACATAGACCTTTACAGCCAACTGCAAATACTGATTACAATTTCAAAGAAGACTGGCGGAGTTATGCCAACACACCTGGTCATGCGATGCAGTTCAATACAGGTGTGTACAAAGGACGGATTTTTATTGCAGCCAATCACTCGGCAGGTGAACCATTGAAACAAGCGGAGGATTACAAAGCACATGGCTTTTATACAGATGATCATGGTAAAACATTCCAATTAAGTGAAACAGTTGAGCGTGTTGGCGGTAACGAGGCAATGGCGACAGAAATTTCAGGCAGCCGTTTAATGATGAACATCCGTAACCAAAAAGGTGATGTGCGTGCAAGATTGATCGCTATCAGTAATGATGGTGGTACAAAGTGGGACAGTGTTTATTTTGACAACAACTTACCCGATCCTGTTTGCCAGGGAAGTATTTTAACGGTTGGTAAAAAGAAGGGCAAATATATTGTTGCCTTCTGCAATGCAGCCGATATAAAGAGCCGGGATAATCTTACACTCCGCATCAGTTACAATGATGGCTTTACATGGAAGAAAAGTATCCTCATTGATTCAACCGGTAAAAGAGACAATGCTGCTTACTCCGATATCGTAAGTATTTCTAAAAAGAAGATCGGTGTCCTCTACGAAAAAGATAATTATGCAAAGATCATTTTCACTGTTGTAAAGTGGAACTGA